A window from Cryptomeria japonica chromosome 1, Sugi_1.0, whole genome shotgun sequence encodes these proteins:
- the LOC131048249 gene encoding linoleate 9S-lipoxygenase A-like, producing the protein LSAVPDKLPAIHFVCNSWFHPYYLFNKTDRVFFSTQSHLPNETPAGLLTLRKRELATPRGNGTGERKFYERVYDYDLYNDLGNPDSSADLRREVLGGSQDLPYPRRCRTGRAPCKTDRKFESLPLLLTTQYYIPPDEKFPHINLSDYRSNLVRAFAKKVIPTIKSIFGDEFHSLQEVKDIYSKGIPKALNNVMDLSKDLIPLQMVKGLLSTQDQSLINFTVPQLIKADENAWKTDEEFARHALSGLNPLTIQCLQSFPPTSSLDADLYGPQESSITAEHIEKNINGLTVQQAVEAKRLFILDYYDAYMPYIERINKESDERKMYASRTLFFLTNQGILRVVAIELCLPHTSLTQAERKVYTPAQEGEDGGLWLLAKAHSRVNDAGYHQLISHWLRTHAVIEPFIIATHRQLSKMHPLHKLLLPHYFDTMDINQSARQILINANGVIEQGFTPYRYAIELSSKAYKHWKLNEQGLPADLIKRGMAVADSTEPQGLKLAIEDYPYAVDGLEIWGALKQWVSDYVSLYYKSDFAIKEDTEVQAWWQEAVNVGHGDLKKESGWYQMESVQEAVEAITTIIWIASAHHAAVNFGQYAYGGYMPNLPTLGRRLIPEQHSLDYAQMMKDPEAFMLSSVSNPNQATTVMAVLELLSKHSTDEAYLGQVKGSTHELTDDDGIEQAFGKFSAALAGVEKNVSERNKNSNLKNRYGPTQVPYTLLCPNTTDLSKEGGLTGRGIPNSVSI; encoded by the exons CTTTCTGCTGTACCGGACAAACTTCCAGCAATTCACTTTGTCTGTAACTCCTGGTTCCATCCTTACTATTTATTCAACAAGACCGACCGGGTCTTCTTCTCTACTCAG AGTCATCTTCCCAATGAAACACCAGCGGGTTTGTTGACGCTGAGAAAGCGAGAGCTGGCTACTCCGCGAGGAAATGGTACTGGAGAGAGAAAGTTTTATGAGCGTGTGTATGACTACGATCTTTACAATGATCTCGGTAACCCAGATAGTAGTGCCGATCTCCGCAGGGAAGTGCTTGGTGGGTCACAGGACCTTCCTTATCCCAGAAGATGTAGAACTGGACGTGCCCCCTGCAAAACAG ATCGGAAGTTCGAGAGCTTGCCTCTGTTGCTCACCACCCAGTACTACATTCCCCCAGACGAGAAGTTCCCTCATATCAATCTGTCCGACTACAGGTCTAATTTGGTGCGAGCCTTCGCCAAAAAGGTGATACCCACCATCAAGTCCATATTTGGTGATGAGTTCCACTCGCTGCAAGAAGTGAAAGATATTTACAGCAAAGGCATCCCCAAGGCTCTCAACAATGTTATGGATCTTAGTAAAGACCTAATTCCTCTCCAAATGGTTAAAGGACTGCTCAGCACACAGGACCAATCTCTCATTAATTTCACAGTTCCCCAACTTATTAAGG CTGACGAAAATGCGTGGAAGACAGACGAAGAGTTTGCACGACATGCCCTTTCCGGTCTCAATcccttgaccattcaatgtctGCAG AGCTTTCCTCCAACAAGTAGCTTGGACGCCGACCTATATGGCCCTCAAGAGAGTTCTATAACGGCAGAACATATCGAGAAAAACATCAATGGCCTTACGGTGCAGCAG GCTGTGGAAGCAAAAAGACTCTTTATCTTGGACTACTACGATGCGTACATGCCCTATATTGAACGCATTAACAAAGAATCAGATGAACGTAAAATGTATGCCTCCCGCACTCTCTTCTTCCTCACAAACCAAGGAATTCTGAGGGTTGTTGCGATCGAGTTGTGTTTACCTCACACCAGTCTCACCCAAGCTGAAAGAAAAGTTTACACCCCTGCACAAGAGGGAGAAGATGGCGGTCTATGGCTGCTTGCCAAAGCTCATTCAAGAGTTAACGATGCTGGTTATCATCAGTTGATCAGTCATTG GTTAAGAACTCATGCTGTCATCGAGCCTTTCATCATTGCTACTCACAGGCAACTAAGCAAAATGCATCCCCTTCACAAGTTATTACTCCCTCATTATTTTGATACCATGGACATTAATCAGTCTGCCCGGCAGATTCTGATTAATGCAAATGGTGTTATTGAACAAGGATTCACACCCTACAGATACGCCATAGAATTGTCCTCTAAAGCATATAAACACTGGAAACTCAATGAACAGGGCTTGCCCGCCGATCTCATTAAAAG AGGAATGGCAGTTGCAGATTCAACGGAACCCCAGGGATTGAAGCTTGCGATAGAAGACTACCCATATGCAGTGGACGGTCTGGAGATCTGGGGTGCTTTAAAGCAATGGGTGAGTGATTATGTGTCTCTCTACTACAAGAGCGACTTTGCAATCAAGGAAGACACAGAAGTGCAAGCATGGTGGCAGGAAGCTGTGAATGTGGGGCATGGAGACCTGAAGAAGGAAAGTGGATGGTATCAGATGGAGTCGGTGCAGGAAGCAGTGGAAGCAATTACAACCATCATTTGGATTGCATCTGCTCACCATGCAGCGGTCAACTTCGGGCAATATGCATATGGAGGATACATGCCCAATCTCCCGACTCTCGGCAGACGCCTAATTCCCGAGCAACATTCCCTTGACTATGCCCAAATGATGAAAGATCCAGAGGCGTTTATGCTGTCATCTGTGTCCAACCCCAATCAGGCCACCACGGTGATGGCGGTGTTGGAGCTTCTGTCGAAGCATTCAACGGATGAAGCCTACTTAGGGCAGGTGAAGGGATCCACTCATGAATTGACTGACGATGACGGCATCGAACAAGCGTTTGGAAAATTCTCTGCAGCTCTGGCGGGCGTGGAGAAAAATGTGTCAGAGAGGAACAAGAATTCCAACCTGAAGAACAGGTATGGGCCAACACAGGTTCCATACACACTGCTCTGTCCGAACACCACCGATCTCTCCAAGGAGGGTGGATTGACTGGCAGGGGAATTCCAAACAGCGTTTCCATTTAA